GGGAAAATTCTATGCCCTACCCCAATCTCCGCAGATTTATAAGCAGATTTTAATGGTCTCCGGTTTTGATAAATATTTTCAGATTGCACGCTGCTACCGCGACGAGGATGCCCGAGGCGACAGACAGCCCGAGTTTACTCAAATCGACCTTGAAATGAGCTTTGCTTCCCGCGAAGATGTTTTAAGCTTAACCGAAGGAATGATGCAGTATGCTTTTAAAAAGAGCATAAACGTAGACCTTCCGAAAACATTTGAACGCATAAGCTACGATGAAGCTATCGATGTCTACGGCACAGATAAGCCCGATCTCCGTTTTGAAATGAAGATGCAGGATGCAGCATTTATGGCCGAAATCGGAAACTTTGCAGTTTTCAAAGATGCTATTTCTTCAGGCGGAGCCGTCAAGGCCTTGGTTGTAAAAGGACAGGCTGAAGCCTATAGCCGCAAAAAAATTGAAGAGCTTGAAGCCGCAGCCAAAATATACAAGGCTAAGGGCTTGGCTTGGATTAAGGTAACGGAAGCCGGTGCAAAGCTTGAAGGCGGTATTTCCAAATTCTTTGAAGGAAAGGAAGCGGAAATTTGCTCAAAACTCGGAGCCGAAAAAGGCGACTTAATTCTTTTTGTAGCCGATAAGTACAAGATTGCCTGCACGGCCTTGGGAGCCGTCAGAGGCAAGCTCGGAAAGGACTTAGGCCTTTTAAACCCTGCCGAATTTAAATTTGCTTGGATTGTGGACTTCCCCCTCTTTGAATGGAATGAGGAAGAAAACAAATGGGATCCGGCTCATCACATGTTCTCGGCCCCTCAAGAAAAATATCTTGCAACAATGGAAGAAAATCCCGAACCCGTAAAAGGCGATCTTTACGACCTGGTCTTAAACGGATATGAGGTAGCCTCCGGCTCCATAAGAATCCACAATCCTGAACTGCAAAAGCGTATCTTTAAGATTGTCGGCTTTGACGAAAGCGAGGCAGAAAAGAAGTTCGGCTTTTTAACGGAAGCCTTTAAATACGGTGCCCCGCCCCACGGCGGCATTGCTCCGGGACTTGACCGCATAGTGATGATTATGGCAGGCGAAACCTCGATAAAAGAAGTAATCGCCTTCCCAAAAAACTCCTTTGCAGTAAGCCCCATGGACGACAGCCCCAGCGAAGTAGACCAAAAGCAGCTGGATGAACTCCATTTGGTTATTAAGGAATGAGGTTTAAATGAAAAACATTATTTTGACCGGGGATAGACCCACAGGAAAACTTCATATCGGGCACTATGTAGGCTCTTTAAAAAACAGGGTAGCTTTGCAGAATTCGGGTAAATACGACGAAATTTATATTATGATTGCCGATGCGCAGGCTACAACCGACAATGCGGATAATCTTGAAAAAGTGCGTGCAAGCGTTATCGAAGTGGCTTTGGATTATCTTGCCTGCGGAATAGACCCTCAAAAATCGACAATCCTCGTGCAGACTCAAATACCGGAACTTTGCGAGCTTACATTTTATTATATGAATCTCGTTACCCTGGCCCGTCTTGAACGGAACCCTACGGTAAAAAATGAGATTAAGCTGAGAGGCTTTAACACCGGTGCCAACGCCGGCGGAAACACCGGTATCCCTGTAGGATTTTTAACCTACCCTATAAGTCAGGCTGCCGATATTACGGCTTTTTTGGCAAATACGGTTCCTGTAGGCGAAGACCAGATGCCCATGATTGAGCAAACGCGCGAGATAGTCCGCTCCTTTAATTCTCTTTACGGGGAAACCTTGGTAGAGCCCAAGGAGCTTTTACCTGCAAACAAAACATGCGGACGGCTTCCCGGAACCGACGGAAAGGCTAAAATGAGTAAGTCGCTCGGCAACTGTATTTATATTTCGGACAGCCCCGAAGAAATCAAAAAGAAGGTAATGGGAATGTTTACGGACCCGAATCACCTCCGTGTTGAAGATCCGGGGAAGGTTGAAGGGAATCCGGTATTTACCTATCTTGATGCCTTTGCCCGAAATGAGCACTTCTCTGAGTTTTGGAGCGATTATTCATGCTTGAATGAGGTTAAGGAGCATTACCGAAAAGGCGGTCTAGGCGATGTAAAAATTAAAAAATTTTTGAACAATATTTTACAGGAAGAACTTAGGCCACTCAGGGAAAAAAGAGAGGCCTTTCAAAAAGACCTCCCTTCCGTTTATCAAATACTGATTGAAGGCACCAAAAAAGCAAGGGAAAAAGCCGCAGCTACGACTCATTCTGTCCGCTCTGCAATGAAAATAAACTATTTTGAAGGAATGTGACACATAAGCAAAGCTGATGACAAGTTTTAATTAAATAAAACTAAAACATCTCCATTTTCCCCTTGAATTTTATATGTTTGTATGATAATATCTTAAATATTGGAGGAAGGAAACTATATGGCAAATGCAGGAGGCCTTAATAAAAAGGCCAAGGTCGAAAATGATGACCTTTTAAAATTAGTTACATTCCAACTCGGAGAAGAACTTTACGGTGTAGAAATTATGGACGTTGACCAAATAGTCAGGGTTCAAGATGTAAGGCCTATTCCGAATGCTCCGTATTATGTTGAAGGAATTTTTAACCTACGAAGCGAAATTATTCCGGTAATAAGTCTTCACAAGAGATTTCACATAAAAAAGGCTTCTTTAGATGAAGGCGATGAGTTTTTGGGCGGTTTTATAATAATAAAGGTTGAAAACAACAAAATCGGTATTATAATCGATAGAGTAGCCCGTGTTGTTGATGTAAAAAAAGAAGAAATACAGCCTCCGCCCCAAATGATTGCAGGTATCGGGGCCGAGTACATTAACGGCGTTGTCCGCCGAGATCCCGGTTACCTAATAATTTTGGATATTCACAGGCTCTTTAATCCGAAAGAATTACAGAAAATTACGAATTTATAAAAATTATGAAAATACCCGTTTACAGTTCCACTATAAGACGCTCCGAAATGGATGCTGTTCTTACATGTATGGTCGAGGAAAAAATAGGCCCCGGCGAGATGAACCAAAAGCTTATCAAGCAGGTTTGCGAAACATTTCAAACAGCCGGAGCCGCTGCATTTAGAAGCCCGGCCATAGCTTTAAACTATGCTTTAAAAGCCTTAAACCTTGAAAACGGTTCATCGGTTATTATCTCAAGCCTTGCACCCTCGTGGCAATATGTAGAATTAAACCGCCAAGGGTATAAACCGATTGTGCTTGATGTAGAAGCAGATTCCGTTTTTCCTTCTTTTGAGAGCATTGAAAATGCGGTTCAAGCAGGCGGAAGAGTTCTTGTCTTACATGAAACCTTGGGCTTTTTACCTGATATCGAAAAGATATTAAGCTTAAACATTCCCGTAATAGAGGATATTTCTCAAAGTGCAGGAGCTGCCTACAAGGAAAAATATGCCGGCAGTATGGGAGTCTTTTCGATTTTGGGACTGGAAGAAAAGGATATTCTAACAGGCGGAGGAGGTGCCGTATTACTTGCTCCCGAAAGGCGGAATGCAATAGTTTTAAAAAAACTTTATGACGAATCCCCTCTTACAGACCAATTGCCCGACATAAATGCGTCCTTGGCCTTTGTTCAGTTGAAGCAGATGGCCAAAAACATGGAGCAGCGTAAGGAAATGCATGAGTCCTATATCCGCTCTTTAATGCAAGGAAAACATAAAACGATAGCTCAAAAAGAAGACACGGTAAATCCGGTTTATTCTTTCCCGGTTATTTTAAATTCGGGAGTTTCGGATGTGCAAAAATATGCGGCAAAAAAGGATATAGACATAGAGCTTGCTTTTAAAAATTCTACCGTCGAATACTTAAAAGAAAGTCAAGAAAGTTTTATAAATGCATCTTCTCTTTTATTAAGATGTGTTCTTTTTCCTCTTTATCCGCGATTAGGTGCAAAAAAGTCGTCAGAGATTGCAAGAGTTTTAGCTACCCTGCCCTAATTTCTTTTATAAAATTAGGCCCGAGCTTTTAAGGAGAAATTTTGAAAAAAGCCCTTATAGTTTTAAGTATCGAAAAACCCAATGCAAAAAAGATTTGTAAAGAAATCGAAGCTTTTTTATCGGCAAAGGGAATCGA
The DNA window shown above is from Treponema denticola and carries:
- the aspS gene encoding aspartate--tRNA ligase — its product is MQRTVTCGGLNKDFAGKTVVLNGWIHRKRDHGGITFLNLRDRYGLTQVVVDDDASEELKALAVSLKQEFCIAVEGLVRQRPDSMINKEMATGEIEVKALKIEVLSKSEVLPFQIDEKTNANEDLRLKYRYLDLRSKAMQNHIMLRSKFTFAVREFLTSKDFLEIETPTFIKSTPEGARDYLVPSRLYPGKFYALPQSPQIYKQILMVSGFDKYFQIARCYRDEDARGDRQPEFTQIDLEMSFASREDVLSLTEGMMQYAFKKSINVDLPKTFERISYDEAIDVYGTDKPDLRFEMKMQDAAFMAEIGNFAVFKDAISSGGAVKALVVKGQAEAYSRKKIEELEAAAKIYKAKGLAWIKVTEAGAKLEGGISKFFEGKEAEICSKLGAEKGDLILFVADKYKIACTALGAVRGKLGKDLGLLNPAEFKFAWIVDFPLFEWNEEENKWDPAHHMFSAPQEKYLATMEENPEPVKGDLYDLVLNGYEVASGSIRIHNPELQKRIFKIVGFDESEAEKKFGFLTEAFKYGAPPHGGIAPGLDRIVMIMAGETSIKEVIAFPKNSFAVSPMDDSPSEVDQKQLDELHLVIKE
- the trpS gene encoding tryptophan--tRNA ligase, coding for MKNIILTGDRPTGKLHIGHYVGSLKNRVALQNSGKYDEIYIMIADAQATTDNADNLEKVRASVIEVALDYLACGIDPQKSTILVQTQIPELCELTFYYMNLVTLARLERNPTVKNEIKLRGFNTGANAGGNTGIPVGFLTYPISQAADITAFLANTVPVGEDQMPMIEQTREIVRSFNSLYGETLVEPKELLPANKTCGRLPGTDGKAKMSKSLGNCIYISDSPEEIKKKVMGMFTDPNHLRVEDPGKVEGNPVFTYLDAFARNEHFSEFWSDYSCLNEVKEHYRKGGLGDVKIKKFLNNILQEELRPLREKREAFQKDLPSVYQILIEGTKKAREKAAATTHSVRSAMKINYFEGM
- a CDS encoding chemotaxis protein CheW, encoding MANAGGLNKKAKVENDDLLKLVTFQLGEELYGVEIMDVDQIVRVQDVRPIPNAPYYVEGIFNLRSEIIPVISLHKRFHIKKASLDEGDEFLGGFIIIKVENNKIGIIIDRVARVVDVKKEEIQPPPQMIAGIGAEYINGVVRRDPGYLIILDIHRLFNPKELQKITNL
- a CDS encoding DegT/DnrJ/EryC1/StrS family aminotransferase — protein: MKIPVYSSTIRRSEMDAVLTCMVEEKIGPGEMNQKLIKQVCETFQTAGAAAFRSPAIALNYALKALNLENGSSVIISSLAPSWQYVELNRQGYKPIVLDVEADSVFPSFESIENAVQAGGRVLVLHETLGFLPDIEKILSLNIPVIEDISQSAGAAYKEKYAGSMGVFSILGLEEKDILTGGGGAVLLAPERRNAIVLKKLYDESPLTDQLPDINASLAFVQLKQMAKNMEQRKEMHESYIRSLMQGKHKTIAQKEDTVNPVYSFPVILNSGVSDVQKYAAKKDIDIELAFKNSTVEYLKESQESFINASSLLLRCVLFPLYPRLGAKKSSEIARVLATLP